The sequence below is a genomic window from Anas platyrhynchos isolate ZD024472 breed Pekin duck chromosome 20, IASCAAS_PekinDuck_T2T, whole genome shotgun sequence.
GTCCCCATGCCTCCTCTTGTCCCTCCACCTCGCCAGCTGCCTGCCCTCTGTAATGACAGTCCCTCTGCTTTAGCTGCAttcacagcccctggggagATGTTTTTTAGATACTAATTCCCTCATTGTCTTAGGAGACGcatgcagggctgtgctggaaaCATCTGATAATGGAAGGCTAGTGTTATGTTGGCTCATCACTGGCTTTCTGCTACCTCTCCTGCTCCATGTGAGTTTGTTAATTGCCAGTGGTTCAGGAGGGAAAGTGCTGGAGCCTATTGGTTTAACAACACCTGCCTTCTCTACCTCTTCCTTAcccatttgttcttttttctattCTCAACTGCATGCCTAACCTCTGCCACTGAATTCTAATTGTGTTGAGTACCTGGCCACAACCTCTTCTTTTGTTAACATGAAGACGAGCCAAAAAGACACTGCAATTTTGGCTATGTGCTCACCTTCCTaacaaatagtttttttttttttttttccttttttgttcttcaaaTTGTTGTTCATAAAGCTGGGTCTTCTGGGCTGCTGTGTTCCTTGCAGGAATTCTGAAAACTTCACTGACAAGAAGgcaaattgttttctttcctcaccCGGGCTTTTgaatttctcctctttctttccaagATTAGAAAGTGGTCTGATTACAGATGACTTCTACCGCAGGAGAATTAAAACCAGAAGTAATTTCTTCACTCTCCCCTTAAATCAGTTCCTTATATTCAATTCCTTAAACATGCTTGAACACAAACTATCTATTTTCGCTGAGCTGCAATTTTGTGCAATTCATTGAAATATCCTCAATTCCAGTTAGAATAGGAACTACTACATCACTGTCCAGTAAGAAGTTCCATCCGGCCCTTGTCTAAATGGAGAACTGAAAGCCCGACCAATCATTTCTGCAGTAAGGAGGAAACATTTTCACCATTTCCATCAAAAATAATCTTTGCTGTTGTGATATCTCTCTGTTTCTAACAGATGACTGGCTTTAGCAGTAACCATACAAAATCCTATGCACAGAGATGATTGTGCTTCTACTTTTTGTTGTGCTTGTCTTGGTTTCTCTGGATTTCTGTGCTGTGGGATGTTCCTTTACCACCATCCTTACTGTTGCTACTCCTGCTTGTCCCTTGCCAAGCAGTAAGCATCAGGCTCCTGGTGTGGTGAAAGGCCAGGCCTGTGTGGGGCTTGCATGCAATGTGGTGATCTTTGGCGTGTAACATGGTGATATTACTAAAAGAAACAATTGTGGTCTCTTCTCCTCATCTGACACCTCCAGTTCAACCAGTGCTGGCCCTGAGGGATGTGCCCTTTGGGCAGGGAAAGGCGCTGTGGGGAGCGaggggcaggaggtggaggCTGAGGGTTGTGTGGCAGCCTGCTGGGGAACGCATGGGGCACTGTGGGCACggctggaaaaaaagaggagggcaggaaaaaaaaggaggaaattgCAAGTTTTGCAGATCCTTCTGAGTGTCCAGCCACTGAGGCATTTGGAATTACTCTTGGAGATTGCAGATGTTGCCACTTTTCAGTCATGTTGCAATGGCCTTGAGGTTTCATCTGTGAGGCTGTGATGAGCTGGCATCAACGGGTGCAGGCAGAGCTtctccctccagctcctgctctgtgTCTCCTCCCCGAGGCCCgtgtatttgctttttttgggggctaGACTGGTACAGGGAGCCTAACTGGGATAAAATTGTCCATTTTGTCAAAAAGCGGGCAAACAGGAACTGCAGCACCTTGGTCTCAAGAGGCTGCAGACCACAGCCCAAACTGAAACCCATGGGTGCAGAAGTGCATGTCCCCTGTTTGTCCCAGGCACAGGGAAGGTGACAGGCCAGGCTGTGGCCTGAGAATGCTACTGTGGTCCTGGAGCAGCGTGACAGAGCCTGGGCCCTACAGGCCGCCTGGTTCTCCATGTCTCTGCAAGCTTCTAGCATGAGAATGCAGTTTGTGACAGGAAAAGGGACAAATGTGAGACTCCCCGTGACTTCCAGGTCAACCCAACCTTGTCTCTATGTTATCTTTCCTTTCCAACCTCGTCTCTATGTTATCTTTCCTTTCCTAGATGTCCGACAAAGAGCCTCTGTTATCAGAGGTGAATGTACGTGCAATGCGCCATTTTGGAGCTAGCTCTGTAGCCCCGCTGTGACCTGTGGAGCAGGCTGAAAAGTGCTGCTTGTGGCAAAACTGTGGATAAGTTTGGATTTTTGACCTGGCAGTAGTGGTGGTAGCTGAATTTATGTGTGACATGGCACCTGGGCTGGATTCAGTGACcttcagcagagcagctctACTGCCCCTGGGCACAGTGGTGATGCTGTGGCTGTGGCAAAGCAAATCCCAGCCTGGAGTgtgctggctgcctgcctgggaTTCCCATCAGAGCTCCAGATGTGGAGCCCCATGTCCCAGCCTGGCTCTCATCATGGGGCTTTGGGCTTCAGTTCGTCCCCAACGAGCACCAAAACGCAATCCGAAAGCAGTGGTCCTGTGGCTGGCGCTTCCCCTTTTGCAGCTTCCTCGCCTTCTCCAGCTCAGCAAAAATCGGGTATCCTTACATAATTTCCTTGGTATGATGCACTCATCTTTTTTCCTTGAAACCGTGTACCCGCCCAGTCGCCAGAGGATAAAAGACGGCAGCGGCAGCAGGGACCAAGCATCCTGCAGAGGAGAGCCCTGTAGCCACTCCAGCTTCAGCCCTGCTTGCCATCTGCTTGGTCCCTGCAGCACCATGAAGGTCTTCGCAGCTGTCCTGGCCGCTCTCCTCTTCCTggccctctgctccccagctgTGGCCCATCTTGGTAAGTCTGGGTGTCACTGTGACCCCCTGGGAGCCCCATCCCCATAAGGCAGCTTCTGGGGCAGACGGAGAGCCCCGTCCCCCTTCCCATGGATGGGACCCTCGTGGTGGGGTGCGGGTGGTTGCCACCAGTGCTGGGGCTCAGCCTGAGGGATGGCGTCTCCAGGGGTCTGTGCTTGGGGGATGCAACACAAGGGGTGGACGGGTGATGGTAAGTCCTTGGGTGGAGCACTGGCTGTAGAGTGGGGTCTCAATGAACTCTGTTTCTCTGCCCCCACAGATGGCGTCCCCACCACCTGCTGCTTCAGCTACCAGCAGCGCCCTGTCCCGCGTAGCCTCATCGCCTCCGCCTACATCACCAGCAGCAACTGCAGCCAGCCTGGAGTGATGTGAGTACCCTTCATTCCTGGGGTTTGCGGTGCAATGGCCAGGGCAGAGCCCTGTGCATCGCTgggagggggacaggggacGGGCACATGGCTGGGGACAtgtggggtgctgctggcaggaccCAGCTCTggccccctgctgccccctcccagcaTCCTAACGCTGgttttctccctgcagcctggtcACCAAGAAGGGGAGGGAGATATGCGCGGACCCCCAGGCCCCTTGGGTGAAGGCACACCTGAAGCActttgagaagaaaaactgacccttccctgctgctgctgccccccggTGGGCTTAGTCCCCCGCACCAACATGCAACGGAGTACTTGAACTGCATCTTTCTTCAACGGAAAATTTATTCTATTTAACTTATTTAAGTTAAATTAATTGaatttaaatgtatattttttttttgctataaaaagggaaaatacaaaaataatttaaaatgtgtcACCATGCCTTTCAAGAATGAGCCTGTATTTCTGATGTCTAATTAAAGTGTTTAGATTATAAAACCCCTTTGTTTGTCTCTGAACTCCCTTCCATGGCGCTTCGCCCTCCCCTGGTTGGGCTCAGTTCCTACAGAGCAACCCCTGCCCTCAGCACATCCCCACCGGGTGCTGTTGGAACTTTGTCTTGGGGTCCTGACCCCAGCTCCTCGATGGGAAACAGCCCCAGCAGTACAGACAGGAGGGTCGGGGCCACTGCGGCTGCTCTGCCCTGCGGTGCTCAGGCACATCAGCAAACCCACCTGTGATGTTTCACCTTTTATTAGGGACATCCTCCAGGGTTGTTGGTCAGTGGCTGGGAGGTGGCCGAGGGGCTTTCTGTGGGCTGGGAGGGCAGCTGGCTGCCGGGGTGACCTTGTAGCATCCCAGCCTCGTGTTCCAGACCTGAACTCCCAGGAGCCGGGGTGCTGCACGTGGGTCCCTgcgctggggctgtggggtctgGGTTGGCTGCTCCAGGTGACACTGAGGGGGCTGCAAGAGGCAGGGAGATGAGCACAAGCTCCATCCATCACACACCCTTGTGCCCATCTCCTGGTCCCATGGCTGGGATTTCTCTCCAGGGCAGGTGACCATGGTGGCCACGTGTCTATGGGGATGTCCCTCAGCTGCAGCTCTCACCGGTGCACGTGTCGGCGCAGTCGCTGCACTCCCAGGAGCTGATGTCTTCCCcgatgtcagagcagagctgatgGGTCCCGCAGgagccacaggagctgcagagcagcaacCTCCAGGGCCTGGGGGACCGATGGCACCGATGTCCCATGGTCACCAAGGGtcccagggctgtggggtgccaGCCCTGGTAGCGTCCGtcctgctcccaccccagcagatggggctgagctgccagcATGCACCATGTGCCGTGCTGAGCTCAGCACCCTGGGGAACCTCCATCCCAGCCTGAAGGAGGAGACAAAAGTGTTATCTCCTCGCTGCGGG
It includes:
- the LOC101791569 gene encoding C-C motif chemokine 3, with translation MKVFAAVLAALLFLALCSPAVAHLDGVPTTCCFSYQQRPVPRSLIASAYITSSNCSQPGVILVTKKGREICADPQAPWVKAHLKHFEKKN